One window of the Felis catus isolate Fca126 chromosome E3, F.catus_Fca126_mat1.0, whole genome shotgun sequence genome contains the following:
- the RHBDF1 gene encoding inactive rhomboid protein 1 isoform X4, with amino-acid sequence MSEARRDSTSSLQRKKPPWLKLDIPAVAPPVTEEPSFLQPLRRQAFLRSVSMPAETAHIPSPHHEVRRPVLQRQTSITQTIRRGTADWFGVSKDSDSTQKWQRKSIRHCSQRYGKLKPQVIRELDLPSQDNVSLTSTETPPPLYVGPCQLGMQKIIDPLARGRAFRVADDTADGLSTPHTPVTPGAASLCSFSSSRSGFNRLPRRRKRESVAKMSFRAAAALVKGRSVRDGTLRRVQRRSFTPASFLEEDTADFPDELDTSFFAREGVLHEELSTYPDEVFESPSEAALKDWEKATEQADLTGGALDRSELERSHLMLPLERGWRKQKEGGAAAPQPKVRLRQEVVSTAGQRRGQRIAMPVRKFFAREKRPYGLGMVGRLTNRTYRKRIDSYVKRQIEDMDDHRPFFTYWLTFVHSLVTILAVCIYGIAPVGFSQHETVDSVLRNRGVYENVKYVQQENFWIGPSSEALIHLGAKFSPCMRQDPQVHSFIRAAREREKHSACCVRNDRSGCVQTSEEECSSTLAVWVKWPFHPSAPDLAGRKRQFGSVCHQDPRVCDEPSSEDPHEWPDDITKWPICTKNSAGNHTNHPHMDCVITGRPCCIGTKGRCEITSREYCDFMRGYFHEEATLCSQVHCMDDVCGLLPFLNPEVPDQFYRLWLSLFLHAGILHCLVSVCFQMTVLRDLEKLAGWHRIAIIYLLSGVTGNLASAIFLPYRAEVGPAGSQFGILACLFVELFQSWQVLARPWRAFFKLSAVVLFLFTFGLLPWIDNFAHISGFISGLFLSFAFLPYISFGKFDLYRKRCQIIVFQVVFLGLLAGLVVLFYFYPVRCEWCEFLTCIPFTDKFCEKYELDAQLH; translated from the exons ATGAGTGAGGCCCGCAGGGACAGCACGAGCAGCCTGCAGCGCAAGAAGCCACCCTGGCTGAAGCTGGACATACCAGCTGTAGCGCCCCCAGTGACCGAGGAACCCAGCTTCTTACAG CCCCTGAGACGCCAGGCTTTCTTGCGGAGTGTGAGTATGCCGGCTGAGACAGCCCATATCCCCTCGCCCCACCATGAGGTCCGGCGGCCAGTTTTGCAGCGCCAGACGTCCATCACCCAGACCATCCGCAG GGGCACAGCTGACTGGTTCGGAGTGAGCAAGGACAGCGACAGCACCCAGAAATGGCAGCGCAAGAGCATCCGCCACTGCAGCCAGCGCTATGGAAAGCTGAAGCCGCAGGTCATCCGGGAGCTAGACCTGCCTAGCCAGGACAACGTGTCTCTGACCAGCACTGAGACGCCCCCGCCACTGTACGTGGGGCCATGCCAGCTGGGCATGCAGAAG aTCATAGATCCCCTGGCCCGGGGCCGGGCCTTCCGAGTGGCAGATGACACGGCTGACGGCCTGAGTACCCCACACACACCTGTCACGCCTGGTGCtgcttccctctgctccttctccagctCCCGCTCGGGCTTCAACCGGCTCCCGCGGCGACGCAAGCGTGAATCGGTGGCCAAGATGAGCTTCCGGGCAGCTGCAGCCCTGGTGAAG GGTCGCTCTGTTAGGGATGGCACATTGCGCCGGGTGCAGCGCCGAAGCTTCACTCCCgccagcttcctggaggaggacaCAGCTGACTTCCCCGACGAGTTGGACACGTCCTTCTTTGCCCGG GAAGGAGTCCTCCACGAGGAGCTGTCCACGTACCCAGACGAGGTGTTTGAGTCCCCTTCGGAGGCAGCACTCAAAGACTGGGAGAAAGCCACAGAGCAGGCAGACCTCACGGGTGGGGCCCTGGACCGCAGTGAGCTTGAGCGCAGCCACCTGATGCT gccccTGGAACGAGGCTGGAGGAAGCAGAAGGAGGGTGGCGCAGCGGCCCCACAGCCCAAGGTGCGGCTGCGGCAGGAGGTAGTGAGCACGGCGGGTCAGCGGCGGGGCCAGCGCATCGCGATGCCCGTGCGCAAGTTCTTTGCCAGGGAGAAGCGGCCGTATGGGCTGGGCATGGTGGGCCGGCTGACCAACCGCACTTACCGCAAGCGTATCGACAGTTACGTCAAGCGCCAGATTGAGGACATGGACGACCACAG GCCCTTCTTCACCTACTGGCTCACCTTCGTGCACTCACTCGTCACCATTCTAGCCGTGTGCATCTACGGCATCGCGCCTGTGGGCTTCTCGCAGCATGAGACTGTGGACTCG GTACTGCGGAACCGCGGGGTCTATGAGAACGTCAAGTACGTGCAGCAGGAGAACTTCTGGATCGGGCCCAGCTCG GAGGCTCTCATTCACCTGGGTGCCAAGTTCTCGCCCTGCATGCGCCAGGACCCGCAGGTACACAGTTTCATCCGCGCTGCGCGTGAGCGTGAGAAGCACTCGGCCTGCTGCGTGCGCAATGACCGGTCGGGCTGCGTGCAGACCTCGGAGGAGGAGTGCTCG TCCACGCTGGCAGTGTGGGTGAAGTGGCCCTtccaccccagtgccccagatCTTGCGGGCCGCAAGAGGCAGTTTGGCTCTGTCTGCCACCAGGACCCCAG GGTGTGTGATGAGCCTTCCTCCGAGGACCCCCACGAGTGGCCAGATGACATCACCAAGTGGCCG ATCTGCACCAAAAACAGCGCCGGGAACCACACCAACCACCCTCACATGGACTGTGTCATCACGGGCCGGCCCTGCTGCATCGGCACAAAGGGCAG GTGTGAGATTACCTCCCGGGAGTACTGTGACTTCATGAGGGGCTACTTCCACGAGGAGGCCACACTGTGCTCCCAG GTGCACTGCATGGATGACGTGTGTGGGCTCCTGCCCTTTCTCAACCCTGAGGTGCCTGACCAGTTCTACCGCCTGTGGCTGTCCCTCTTCTTGCACGCTGG gatCCTGCACTGCCTGGTGTCAGTCTGCTTCCAGATGACTGTCCTGCGGGACCTGGAGAAGTTGGCAGGCTGGCACCGAATAGCCATCATCTACCTGCTGAGCGGGGTCACTGGTAACCTGGCCAGTGCCATTTTCCTGCCATACCGGGCAGAG GTGGGCCCAGCCGGCTCGCAGTTTGGCATCCTGGCCTGCCTGTTCGTGGAGCTCTTCCAGAGCTGGCAGGTCCTGGCAAGGCCCTGGCGTGCCTTCTTCAAGCTGTCGGCTGTGGTCCTCTTCCTGTTCACCTTTGGGCTGCTGCCCTGGATCGACAACTTCGCTCACATCTCGGGCTTCATCAGcggcctcttcctctcctttgccTTCCTGCCCTACATCAGCTTCGGCAAGTTTGACCTGTACCGCAAGCGCTGCCAGATCATCGTCTTTCAGGTGGTCTTCCTGGGCCTCCTGGCCGGCCTGGTGGTCCTCTTCTACTTCTACCCCGTCCGCTGCGAGTGGTGTGAGTTCCTCACCTGCATCCCCTTCACTGACAAGTTCTGTGAGAAGTACGAGCTGGATGCTCAGCTCCACTGA